In Mercurialis annua linkage group LG5, ddMerAnnu1.2, whole genome shotgun sequence, a single genomic region encodes these proteins:
- the LOC126680317 gene encoding uncharacterized protein LOC126680317 — protein sequence MKQSEGSVVVAAAADKDAVTVTVAAPPPPPPQQQMEVGPQHVVVCRIPHPVQKLSLHSMQLTNYVDVSNFSWNEKRTGQGESSILSRSYLYPLSGDTDSAGKIISVSEDIKTGCTIVLSKYLVEIGEPHNPKILLLSVTAMLGIR from the exons atgAAACAGAGTGAAGGTTCAGTCGTAGTCGCCGCCGCCGCCGACAAAGATGCAGTTACAGTCACAGTCGCCgctccgccgccgccgccgccgcagCAGCAAATGGAAGTAGGTCCTCAGCATGTCGTGGTGTGCCGGATTCCTCACCCTGTTCAGAAACTCTCTTTGCATTCAATGCAGCTAAC GAATTATGTAGATGTTTCTAACTTTTCGTGGAATGAGAAAAGGACGGGACAAGGAGAATCATCCATTCTTAGTAGATCCTACCTGTACCCTTTGAGTGGGGATACTGATTCTGCAGG TAAAATCATCAGTGTATCTGAAGATATAAAGACTGGATGTACGATTGTGCTGTCAAAATATCTAGTGGAAATTGGCGAGCCACATAATcccaag ATATTACTGCTTTCAGTGACCGCCATGCTGGGTATTAGGTGA